Proteins co-encoded in one Candidatus Tectomicrobia bacterium genomic window:
- a CDS encoding bifunctional hydroxymethylpyrimidine kinase/phosphomethylpyrimidine kinase — translation MSGRLAGYLKRFPSLRVAVVGDYIADEFIYGNTSRISREAPVLVLDFQRREIIPGGGGNAAMNAAALGGKVTAVGALGDGGAGRGLCEAFKRRRIGTDLLFADPLRVTPTKMRILAGGRNTARQQVIRVDHEKRLPLDPGTEAKVAAAIARLAEGGADAIIVSDYGLGVVTPAVREAAQEAARRIVVTVDSRYAGDSFRGVTAITPNEEEVETLLGYWPEGEKLDAAGAALLERTGARGVLITRGSQGMSLFERGAPRRDIPIYGTDEVADVTGAGDTVIAAFTLSLAAGASMAEAAEIANRAAGLVVMKMGTAVVEAEELAGALEDAP, via the coding sequence ATGAGCGGACGTCTGGCGGGCTACCTCAAGCGCTTTCCCTCGCTCCGGGTGGCGGTGGTGGGGGACTACATCGCGGACGAGTTCATCTACGGGAACACCTCCCGCATCAGCCGCGAGGCTCCGGTGCTCGTCCTGGACTTCCAGCGGCGCGAGATCATCCCCGGCGGGGGCGGGAACGCGGCCATGAACGCCGCCGCGCTCGGGGGCAAGGTGACGGCGGTCGGGGCCCTGGGGGACGGCGGCGCGGGCCGCGGCCTCTGCGAGGCGTTCAAGCGCCGCCGGATCGGGACCGATCTTCTCTTCGCCGATCCCCTGCGCGTGACGCCGACCAAAATGCGCATCCTGGCCGGGGGGCGCAACACCGCGCGCCAGCAGGTCATCCGCGTGGACCACGAGAAGCGCCTCCCGCTCGATCCCGGCACGGAGGCCAAGGTCGCCGCCGCCATCGCCAGGCTCGCGGAGGGCGGGGCGGACGCCATCATCGTCTCGGACTACGGCCTGGGGGTGGTGACCCCCGCCGTCCGGGAGGCGGCCCAGGAGGCGGCCCGGCGGATCGTCGTGACGGTGGACAGCCGCTACGCCGGGGACAGCTTCCGGGGGGTCACGGCGATCACCCCCAACGAGGAGGAGGTCGAAACCCTGCTGGGCTACTGGCCCGAGGGCGAGAAGCTGGACGCGGCGGGGGCGGCGCTGCTCGAGCGCACGGGGGCGCGCGGGGTGCTCATCACCCGGGGCTCCCAGGGCATGAGCCTCTTCGAGCGCGGGGCGCCCCGCCGGGACATCCCCATCTACGGGACGGACGAGGTGGCCGACGTGACCGGGGCGGGGGACACCGTCATCGCGGCCTTCACCCTTTCCCTCGCGGCGGGGGCCTCGATGGCGGAGGCGGCCGAGATCGCCAACCGCGCCGCCGGCCTGGTGGTGATGAAGATGGGGACGGCCGTGGTGGAGGCGGAGGAGCTGGCGGGGGCCCTGGAGGACGCGCCGTGA